A stretch of the Armatimonadota bacterium genome encodes the following:
- the lysS gene encoding lysine--tRNA ligase yields the protein MDDGRPIREVKLEKLAKLRELGADPFSVERFDVDCSANELISQFEEGKAVSFAGRIVSMRMMGKAAFAHLSDGDGQIQGYFKKDDLGENAWAVFKLLDVGDHLGVTGELFVTRTGEKSIHVRTLTPLSKSLQSLPLGKEKDGQHWYGLQDVQERYRHRHLDLVCNPEARKMLLDRSRIVSAVRNFFDGRGYLEVETPMLQIEAGGAAARTFSTHYNAYDLDVKLRISLELYLKRIICGDVPKVYEIGRVFRNEGVSSRHSPEFTMLEFYEAYANLEDVMALVEEMFRFVGNEAFGSTTVQGIDFSKPWKRVDLLEEIERYSGLTAEDLSNIESAKSAFKTKGVTYPDTDRRIAVEDEYHLGGLIEKLLEVFVEPNLQEPTFVIGYPIETSPLAKKDPNRPGFTRRFEGFIRGREICNAFSEINDPIDQRERFEQQVGERDRGDEEAHPMDEDFIYALEGGMPPTGGCGIGIDRLAMLLTGADSLREVLLFPTMKPRSNESD from the coding sequence ATGGACGACGGCAGGCCGATACGTGAAGTGAAGCTGGAGAAGCTCGCAAAGCTGCGCGAGCTTGGGGCCGATCCGTTCTCCGTCGAGCGGTTCGACGTCGACTGTTCGGCGAACGAGCTGATCAGTCAATTCGAAGAGGGCAAAGCGGTCAGCTTCGCGGGACGGATCGTCTCGATGCGCATGATGGGCAAGGCGGCGTTCGCTCATCTCTCGGATGGCGACGGGCAGATTCAGGGCTACTTCAAGAAGGACGACCTGGGCGAAAACGCGTGGGCGGTGTTCAAACTGCTCGACGTCGGCGACCACCTCGGCGTGACCGGCGAGCTGTTCGTCACGCGCACCGGCGAAAAGTCGATCCACGTCCGCACGCTCACCCCGCTGAGCAAGTCGCTACAGAGCTTGCCTCTCGGCAAGGAGAAGGACGGCCAGCACTGGTACGGCCTGCAAGACGTGCAGGAGCGGTACCGGCACCGGCACCTCGACCTCGTGTGCAATCCGGAGGCGCGAAAGATGCTGCTCGACCGTTCGCGCATCGTCTCCGCCGTCCGCAACTTCTTCGACGGCCGGGGCTACCTCGAAGTCGAAACGCCGATGCTGCAGATAGAGGCAGGCGGCGCTGCCGCGAGGACGTTTTCGACGCACTACAACGCTTACGACCTGGACGTTAAGCTCCGCATCTCGCTGGAGCTGTATCTCAAGCGGATCATCTGCGGCGACGTGCCGAAGGTGTACGAAATCGGTCGCGTTTTCAGAAACGAGGGCGTCAGCAGCCGCCACAGCCCCGAGTTCACGATGCTGGAGTTTTACGAGGCGTACGCGAATCTTGAGGACGTGATGGCGCTCGTTGAGGAGATGTTTCGCTTTGTTGGAAACGAAGCTTTCGGATCGACGACCGTGCAGGGCATAGACTTCAGCAAGCCGTGGAAGCGCGTTGACTTGCTCGAGGAGATCGAGCGGTACTCCGGACTGACCGCCGAGGATTTGAGCAACATCGAATCCGCTAAGAGTGCTTTCAAGACAAAGGGAGTCACATACCCCGACACCGACCGGCGCATCGCGGTCGAGGACGAGTACCACCTCGGCGGACTGATCGAAAAGCTGCTCGAAGTGTTCGTCGAGCCGAACCTTCAAGAGCCGACCTTCGTGATCGGCTACCCGATCGAGACCTCCCCTCTAGCAAAGAAAGACCCGAACAGGCCGGGCTTTACAAGACGGTTCGAGGGGTTCATCCGCGGCCGCGAGATCTGCAACGCGTTCAGCGAGATCAACGATCCGATCGACCAGCGCGAGCGGTTTGAGCAACAGGTCGGAGAGAGAGACCGCGGCGACGAAGAAGCGCATCCGATGGATGAGGATTTCATCTACGCGCTCGAAGGCGGCATGCCACCGACCGGTGGGTGCGGGATCGGAATAGACCGTCTGGCGATGCTTCTCACCGGAGCCGACAGCCTGCGCGAAGTGCTTCTGTTCCCGACGATGAAGCCTCGGTCAAACGAAAGCGACTGA
- the secD gene encoding protein translocase subunit SecD, with protein MKSRNNIFLTIVIVLTGLSIWGFKETPFSYGLDVKGGIRLIYKVEQTEDSKEAGRTIEQDVKSAIRVLERRAASGLGVVESSVRRKGVNQITVELPGFTDVDEARKLLGSTGRLYGYWAKNVSTRTQRRRYERSDTITVEGAPVEMFMRSSGGDPFGPEDPEYEKMIEGWEVIIQGQDLKSAAPLVRGNGGTVPEFRFSSAGAKKMEAWTRKYRNRGENLAFVIDSVVYSIAPIRENTILTDQAFIDGDFDPKAVKALCQLLNDGALDVLLSPLAEEKVDPSIGLKALDKIVVAGGISFAGICLFLIIYYSAPGFIAMIAMILYALFTITALKMLHATFSLASIAALILSVGMAVDANVLVFERIKEELRGGRELMSAVELGFKRALTAIVDSNACTILTCIVLFIFGTGPVIGFATTLMVGVAISFFTAFTVTRSLLIGSLKIGLFNDPKFFAFKRNWFGERLEEGADKKPLEILGRRKTWFILSGVLIGIGALFVIMGGIKPNVEFAGGGEGIFRNVDNLSKSEIESRLATAGYKNFNVKRGSGIDPDTGEEFELVYVTIPAGGAPASAGTGSAATPDDSSDEPGDDSGADTASDTSDGEAAVDDSETETTEETSSPQPADDDSGTGIAEETAGPQPADDDSGSEATSDSSDGEATDDDSETETTEETSSPQLIDDDSETETTEETSSLQLIDEDSDGETSDDDTSVIAASAEIASDNAMSDALAAAIGLPTEGASFRKVGPTIQKETVTNAILAVIVASALIVLYLAIRFGFALGGLKNGLKFGLSAVAALAHDIMFVLGFAGIVGYLVGWEISSLFITAMLTVIGFSVHDSIVIFDRIRENLRRPHKGQSFEHLINKSITQSVARSINTSVTAFVPLMVLVIWGTSTPELKFMCLTMAAGIAVGTYSSIFNASPILWLWNRATMKRQGEKAGLMLEAEREAKLRAKQVLEADSRSYKTESGQTYGQIKRRRGTEGEQKLDDDDK; from the coding sequence TTGAAGTCGCGCAACAACATTTTCCTGACGATCGTGATCGTCCTTACAGGCCTCTCTATTTGGGGGTTCAAGGAGACCCCATTTTCGTACGGCCTGGACGTTAAGGGTGGAATCCGGCTGATCTACAAGGTCGAGCAGACTGAGGACAGCAAGGAAGCAGGTCGCACGATCGAGCAAGACGTCAAGTCGGCTATCCGGGTGCTGGAACGCCGAGCGGCTTCTGGACTCGGCGTTGTCGAGTCTTCTGTCCGGCGGAAGGGCGTCAACCAGATCACCGTCGAGCTGCCGGGTTTCACTGACGTCGATGAGGCTCGCAAACTGTTGGGCTCGACGGGGCGACTGTACGGGTACTGGGCGAAGAACGTATCCACAAGGACTCAGAGGCGCCGGTACGAGCGATCCGACACAATCACGGTAGAAGGCGCACCTGTTGAGATGTTCATGCGGTCTTCGGGAGGCGATCCGTTCGGCCCTGAGGACCCCGAGTACGAGAAGATGATCGAAGGGTGGGAGGTGATCATTCAAGGGCAAGACCTCAAGAGCGCCGCTCCGCTCGTGAGGGGCAACGGCGGGACAGTTCCCGAGTTCCGGTTCTCAAGCGCGGGCGCGAAGAAGATGGAGGCTTGGACCAGGAAGTACCGCAATCGCGGAGAGAATCTTGCGTTTGTAATCGACAGTGTCGTCTACAGCATCGCACCGATCCGGGAGAATACCATCCTAACGGATCAAGCGTTCATCGACGGGGATTTCGATCCGAAGGCCGTCAAAGCGCTGTGCCAGCTGTTGAACGACGGCGCTTTGGACGTGCTGCTGTCGCCGCTGGCGGAGGAGAAAGTCGACCCGAGCATCGGCTTGAAGGCGCTCGACAAGATCGTAGTCGCAGGCGGGATCAGCTTTGCTGGGATCTGTCTGTTCCTCATCATCTACTACTCTGCGCCAGGCTTCATTGCGATGATCGCGATGATCCTGTACGCGCTCTTCACGATCACTGCGCTCAAGATGCTGCACGCGACGTTTTCGCTGGCGTCGATCGCGGCTCTGATCCTCAGCGTGGGCATGGCCGTCGACGCAAACGTTCTGGTGTTCGAGCGCATCAAGGAGGAGCTGCGCGGCGGTCGGGAGCTGATGTCCGCGGTCGAGCTTGGGTTCAAGCGTGCGCTGACGGCGATCGTCGACTCTAACGCTTGTACGATCCTGACCTGTATCGTCCTGTTCATATTTGGAACGGGACCCGTGATCGGTTTTGCGACGACCCTGATGGTCGGCGTTGCGATTTCGTTCTTCACCGCGTTCACTGTGACGCGGTCTCTGCTCATCGGGTCGCTCAAGATCGGACTGTTCAATGACCCGAAGTTCTTCGCGTTCAAGAGGAACTGGTTTGGTGAGCGGTTGGAAGAAGGCGCGGACAAGAAGCCGCTCGAAATCCTTGGACGCCGCAAGACCTGGTTTATTCTGTCTGGGGTTCTGATCGGGATCGGCGCGCTGTTCGTGATCATGGGCGGCATCAAGCCGAACGTCGAATTCGCAGGCGGAGGGGAGGGCATATTCAGGAACGTAGACAACCTCAGCAAGTCAGAAATTGAGTCGCGACTTGCAACAGCCGGTTATAAGAACTTTAACGTCAAGAGGGGGTCGGGCATAGACCCTGACACCGGAGAGGAATTCGAGCTTGTCTACGTAACTATTCCTGCCGGTGGAGCGCCTGCGAGCGCGGGCACAGGCAGTGCCGCTACTCCCGATGACTCGAGTGATGAACCAGGCGACGACTCTGGCGCGGATACCGCGTCGGATACGTCGGACGGTGAGGCTGCCGTCGACGACTCTGAGACGGAAACCACAGAAGAAACATCAAGCCCGCAGCCAGCCGACGACGACTCTGGGACGGGAATCGCGGAAGAAACAGCAGGTCCGCAGCCAGCCGACGACGATTCTGGGTCGGAAGCCACGTCGGACTCATCGGACGGCGAGGCTACTGACGACGACTCTGAGACGGAAACCACAGAAGAAACATCAAGCCCGCAACTGATCGACGACGACTCTGAGACGGAAACCACGGAAGAAACATCAAGCCTGCAACTGATCGACGAAGACTCGGACGGTGAGACATCTGACGACGACACCTCGGTAATCGCCGCGAGCGCTGAGATTGCGAGCGATAACGCAATGAGTGATGCCCTCGCGGCAGCGATCGGTCTGCCGACGGAGGGCGCCAGCTTCCGAAAGGTCGGACCGACCATTCAGAAAGAGACGGTCACGAATGCGATACTGGCCGTGATCGTCGCTTCGGCTCTCATCGTGCTGTACCTGGCGATCCGCTTCGGCTTTGCACTTGGCGGGCTGAAGAACGGTCTGAAATTCGGTCTGTCCGCGGTTGCAGCGTTGGCGCACGACATCATGTTCGTCCTCGGCTTTGCGGGAATCGTGGGGTACTTGGTCGGTTGGGAGATCAGCTCGCTGTTCATTACGGCGATGCTGACCGTGATCGGATTCTCGGTGCACGACAGCATCGTCATCTTTGACCGCATCCGAGAGAACCTCAGGCGGCCTCACAAGGGCCAGTCGTTCGAGCACCTCATCAACAAGTCGATCACCCAGTCTGTCGCCCGCTCGATCAATACGTCCGTAACCGCGTTCGTGCCACTCATGGTGCTCGTCATCTGGGGCACATCGACGCCCGAGCTGAAGTTCATGTGTCTCACGATGGCGGCTGGAATCGCCGTTGGTACTTACTCTTCGATCTTCAACGCCTCGCCTATCCTCTGGCTTTGGAATAGAGCCACGATGAAGCGCCAGGGCGAGAAGGCTGGGCTGATGTTAGAGGCCGAGCGCGAGGCGAAACTGCGTGCCAAGCAGGTCTTGGAAGCCGACTCGCGCTCCTACAAGACCGAATCAGGCCAAACGTACGGCCAGATCAAGCGGCGACGAGGCACGGAAGGCGAACAGAAGCTAGACGATGACGACAAGTAG
- a CDS encoding cell division protein SepF has translation MVEKPGFFERVFGHIHRHDDELDEEVNQLPAKGYPSLIRERSTHITVRRQVVSFQDAVAAADGLKRGEQQILNLTMAPPDVRDKVKDFMCGVNYTTDGTWEEIGEHIFLLAPPSVFVEVAPASPRMEAELN, from the coding sequence ATGGTCGAGAAGCCGGGCTTCTTCGAGCGAGTTTTCGGGCACATCCATCGTCACGACGACGAACTGGACGAAGAAGTCAACCAACTGCCCGCCAAGGGCTACCCCTCTCTCATCCGAGAGCGCTCCACTCACATTACAGTCAGGCGGCAGGTCGTGTCTTTCCAGGACGCGGTCGCAGCGGCCGACGGTCTGAAACGAGGCGAGCAGCAGATACTCAATCTCACGATGGCGCCGCCCGATGTGCGGGACAAAGTCAAGGACTTTATGTGCGGCGTGAACTACACGACAGACGGCACGTGGGAGGAGATCGGCGAGCACATTTTCTTGCTCGCTCCACCATCCGTGTTTGTCGAAGTAGCGCCCGCTTCGCCAAGAATGGAAGCCGAGCTGAACTAG
- the trpE gene encoding anthranilate synthase component I, translating to MLTPSREEYVELARGGGPIPIYVDVLADMETPLSTYWKLAQGETHSFLLESVTGGESLARYSIIGVRPRLVIRCKGQAVRRFERGRITSITLEDGDDPLRIIQAEIRPIRSELLHDLPKFCGGAVGMIGYDYARRIEDLPDSTEDDLDVDDVAMMIADGMVVFDHAKNHVRIVVLADGTPDGYDVAKAEIERLQLLMQGPLPELPSLLGEPQEVTCNITRPEFESNVSRIIEYVNQGDCIQAVPSLRFETRLDAHGLTVYRALRSLNPSPYTFYLRFEDMDIVGASPEILVGLDGNQARVRPIAGTRPRGATVGEDKRLGEDLLSDEKERAEHIMLVDLGRNDLGKVCEYGSVEVQDLMTIERYSHVMHIVSSVVGELKPDVDSVELIRACFPAGTVSGAPKVRAMQIIDELESTRRGLYAGAVGYMSASGDIDLAIAIRTILIKGGRAYVQAGAGIVADSVPANEYDECVNKARACLKAIEIAQRGLKAGFDR from the coding sequence ATGCTCACCCCCTCCCGTGAGGAGTACGTTGAACTCGCACGCGGAGGCGGGCCGATCCCGATCTATGTCGACGTTCTCGCCGATATGGAAACCCCGCTCAGCACCTACTGGAAACTGGCGCAGGGCGAGACCCACAGCTTCTTGCTAGAGAGCGTCACCGGTGGCGAAAGCCTTGCGCGCTACAGCATCATCGGGGTTCGCCCGCGACTGGTCATTCGGTGCAAAGGCCAAGCCGTGCGAAGATTCGAGCGCGGACGAATTACATCGATCACGCTCGAAGACGGCGACGACCCCTTGCGGATCATCCAGGCCGAGATAAGGCCGATTCGGAGCGAGCTGTTGCACGATCTGCCGAAGTTCTGCGGCGGAGCCGTAGGGATGATCGGCTATGACTACGCTCGGCGCATCGAAGATTTGCCCGACAGTACCGAAGACGACTTGGACGTTGACGACGTCGCGATGATGATCGCCGACGGCATGGTCGTGTTCGACCACGCGAAAAACCACGTTCGGATCGTCGTGCTCGCCGACGGAACGCCGGACGGCTACGACGTCGCGAAGGCAGAGATCGAGCGACTGCAGCTGCTCATGCAAGGCCCTCTCCCGGAGCTGCCATCGCTGCTCGGAGAGCCGCAAGAGGTGACCTGCAACATCACACGCCCGGAGTTTGAGTCGAACGTCAGCCGCATCATCGAATACGTGAATCAGGGGGACTGCATTCAAGCCGTGCCGTCTTTGCGTTTCGAAACTCGGCTCGACGCGCACGGGCTGACCGTCTACCGGGCGTTGCGGTCGCTCAACCCTTCGCCATACACGTTCTACCTTCGATTCGAAGACATGGACATCGTCGGCGCCTCGCCCGAGATTCTCGTCGGCCTCGACGGGAACCAGGCCAGAGTCCGACCGATCGCTGGCACGAGGCCTAGGGGAGCCACCGTCGGCGAGGACAAGCGCCTAGGAGAAGACCTGCTCTCAGACGAAAAGGAGCGGGCTGAACACATCATGCTCGTCGATCTTGGAAGAAACGACTTGGGCAAAGTGTGCGAGTACGGCTCGGTCGAAGTACAAGACCTGATGACGATCGAGCGGTACAGCCACGTCATGCACATCGTCAGCAGCGTCGTCGGCGAACTCAAGCCGGATGTCGATTCTGTCGAGCTTATTCGTGCGTGCTTCCCTGCTGGGACTGTCAGCGGCGCGCCGAAAGTACGGGCGATGCAGATCATCGATGAGCTTGAATCGACTCGTCGTGGGCTGTACGCCGGAGCGGTCGGCTACATGAGCGCGTCCGGCGACATCGATCTCGCGATCGCGATCCGCACGATACTGATCAAAGGCGGTCGGGCGTACGTCCAGGCAGGCGCCGGGATCGTGGCCGATTCAGTGCCTGCAAACGAGTACGACGAGTGCGTGAACAAGGCGCGAGCCTGCCTGAAGGCGATTGAGATCGCCCAGCGTGGCCTCAAGGCAGGCTTCGACCGATAG
- a CDS encoding DUF192 domain-containing protein, translated as MLTVILILAMRISPVDATPVLTANQISQSQDKDQDQEPRFNVRRTHQLKDLQKEEIKLGPKLEHKLKIWVMDTELKRQEGMMFLELQDVSEKQGMIFVFRREYPLSFWMMNTLIALDIAYLDEDGVIVKIYTMKPLDTVTDYGSGKYAKYALEVRAGLFKKLKVEVGQKIEIPDTVKAKG; from the coding sequence ATGCTCACCGTAATTTTGATTCTGGCCATGCGGATTTCGCCAGTCGACGCAACTCCAGTCCTCACTGCGAACCAAATCAGTCAAAGCCAGGATAAAGATCAAGACCAGGAGCCCCGGTTCAACGTGCGCCGCACGCACCAGCTCAAGGACCTCCAAAAAGAGGAGATCAAGCTAGGGCCGAAGCTCGAGCACAAACTAAAGATTTGGGTCATGGACACCGAGCTGAAGCGGCAAGAGGGGATGATGTTCCTGGAGTTGCAGGACGTCAGCGAGAAGCAAGGGATGATCTTCGTCTTTCGGCGCGAATACCCGTTGAGCTTTTGGATGATGAACACGTTGATCGCGCTTGACATCGCATACCTGGATGAGGACGGCGTCATCGTCAAGATCTATACGATGAAACCGCTCGATACCGTCACGGACTACGGCAGCGGCAAGTACGCGAAGTACGCCTTAGAGGTTCGTGCCGGACTGTTCAAGAAGCTGAAAGTCGAGGTTGGCCAGAAGATCGAGATTCCGGACACGGTCAAGGCGAAGGGCTGA
- the leuD gene encoding 3-isopropylmalate dehydratase small subunit, whose product MPGFRTHTGRIAVYPGDNVDTDRIIPARFLSRLTRTGYGELLFHDVRGPDYPLGKPDAEGGTVLVVGSNFGCGSSREHAVWAIQQAGYCVVISRSSDDTPGFSDIFRQNSANCGLLLVELPADQHALLVNAGSGTEVTVNLAEQNVQLGSHVLQFEIAAGLKQQLISGLDLVGSTMQHADKIAEFERRSETFSPSADTESGA is encoded by the coding sequence ATGCCAGGATTTCGCACCCACACTGGTCGAATTGCGGTTTACCCCGGAGACAACGTCGATACCGATCGAATCATTCCGGCGAGATTTCTGTCTCGCCTAACGCGGACAGGGTACGGCGAGCTGCTGTTCCATGACGTGCGCGGCCCGGACTATCCGCTGGGCAAACCCGATGCAGAGGGCGGTACCGTGCTGGTCGTCGGATCGAACTTTGGTTGTGGATCCTCGCGCGAGCACGCCGTGTGGGCGATCCAACAGGCGGGGTACTGCGTTGTCATATCTAGGTCGAGCGACGATACGCCCGGCTTCAGCGACATCTTTCGGCAAAACTCTGCGAACTGCGGCTTGCTCTTGGTCGAGCTTCCTGCTGACCAGCACGCACTACTCGTGAACGCAGGCTCAGGCACTGAGGTGACGGTGAACCTAGCGGAGCAGAACGTTCAGCTAGGTTCGCACGTGTTGCAGTTTGAAATTGCCGCCGGACTGAAGCAGCAGCTGATATCTGGGCTCGACCTGGTAGGCTCAACGATGCAGCACGCGGACAAGATCGCCGAATTTGAGCGAAGATCTGAAACGTTCAGCCCGAGTGCTGATACCGAATCCGGCGCATAG